In Peromyscus eremicus chromosome X, PerEre_H2_v1, whole genome shotgun sequence, the sequence GAAAATCTAAAGACaaaaagaaccataaagaaaaagaaataaaaagcagagtACACAGTTCCAAGAAGGTACGTTTGAAGTTCCCATACAAGCTGACTTGAAAAAGTCGTAGCTctatggtagagtacttgcctagtatgtacaagGCCACAGGTTCAACTCCATAGCACCAAaagaaaatggttttttttttagttgacaCTGCTCAATTGAGCCAACTCTCTGTGCAACAGGataaagcagcagcagctgcagtcCCATGGTGATGCTTCATGACAGAGCTTTGGGGCCCAATCCCAGTGGTAACAGAGTGCTTAGGGCACAACTGGTACCTGAAGGTATCCTTACCACAACCCAAAGCTCCAATTCATGCCCTTTTACAATCCTACGTCTTCTGATCTTCAGCCTTGGAAAGCTACATTCTGCTACTTTCCACAGCTAGGAAATTCCCTTCCCACAAGCCACAACAACTCACAAGGCAAGACAAATAAACATTCCCCCAGCTGCTCAGAGCAGAGCCAGGCTTCCGTAATGCAAATAAGTGCTCCCAGTGGAAACACTGCCATGCCCAGTGCTTAACAGACGAAAGACACTAGCTGAGGAAAATAAGAGCATAGCTTGTCAGTACGTAACCATGAAAATGCAGAAGGCATGGAACACATGTTTTGCTGCTAGTCATTTTAATATTCTGTGTATCTGCATAGAAAAAATATACTGGAGAGGTTAAAACAGACCTCATCTTTCTTGGCCTATAGCTTGCAAGACTTAaaatggttcctttttttttcagcaagtttctttgtctctgtgttgGAAACATTCAAAAATCCTCTTTTTGGTTATTTTGAAATCTACAATAAATTATTGTAAATGTTTAAAGTGATGGATATGCTAATTGCCTTGATTTGATCGCTGTACATTGTATCTATGTAACAGGGGCCCTAAGGATTAGAATTTCCCCTGGGAAAATCCATGCTGGGGTGAGGATAAGCCACCCACAGGAGCCCTGGTACCAGAGGCTAAGCTGGTTTCTCACGAGAAAAGACTTATCTCTGGCTTCTAATAACTTGGACTCACTGCTACATTTATATATGCATTATTTCCAGCCTGGCACTTCACCTTTTATAAGTTGTAACACTGACATGGACAGAGCTGAGAGGGATTCAAAGTTTCTGTTTGCTCAGTTCTGGCCAAAGCAAAATAGACCCTTCACTAATTTTGGTGCATTATACGTgcaaagaggggaagggaggggtggggagcaagaggggaggggtggggagcaagaggggaggggtggggagcaagaggggagggggtggggagcaagaggggaggggtggggagcaagaggggaggggtggggagcaagaggggaggggtggggagcaagaggggaggggtggggagcaagaggggaggagtggggagcaaggggaaggggtggggagggagcaagaagggaggggtggagagggagcaagaggggagggtggggagcaagggggagggtggggagcaagtggggaaggggtgggggagcaagaggggaagggtggggagcaagagaggaggggtggggagcaagagggggagggtggggagcaagaggggaggggtggggagcaagagggggagggggttggggagcaagaggggagggtggggagcaagagggggaggggtgggggagcaagaggggagggggtggggagcttgtacatgtggaggccagaggccgaTATCAAGTGTCTTCCCCCATCATTGTCCTCATTGTTTTTCAATATATTGCTTTtacttattttcaatttaaaattaacatacaCCGTTGTTGGTTTCATTCAAACGTTTCCTCCTGCCTATCTTTTCCCCCATCGCTCTGACAGCACCACTTTAATTTCTGAGGCAAGTTCTGTCACCAAACCCCGGGTTCACTGTTTCAGACAGACACAGGCCACTGTGCCCCAGCTTTGACATGGATCCTAGGGGTCGTCGTGCCTGCCctaagtgctttacccactgaaccatctccccagtttcTTAGTTGTGAACTGAGGCAAGGACCTGAAATTCCTGTGACACATGTTCAGACATCATACTCTATCCCATGAATATGTACAGTTAGTACGTGTCAGCTTGGATGAATATGCCTAACTTAAAAGGAAAACGTTCCATTAGCATCATGATAATCAATACAGAAAATGAGATGCAGACCTAAAGGCAACTACCAACCTGGCATGTCTTACACTAACAGTGTGCTTGCTAACTGTCCCTTTCCTTGTAATTATTATTGTGTGCCCTTTAAAAAAACGGAAATAAAAGTGGAAAGTGTTTAATTCATTAAAATCCTTCTTAGATTCTGGCCAAGCCACAGTTAGCACCTTTTTTATTGCCCTGTTCCTTACCTAACAGAATCACTGAATGTCCACACTGCAGTTGTACTATGCAGCCCTTGTATGTGACCCTTAGTAGATGCAGGCCTAAAATCGACCTGCATATGAACCCTGCTTCTGCCTTGCAGTGGACACTCAGCCTTGAGTGAGCGTCTCCGTGTCTTAGTTTCCTCTTCTATAAGGTAATATCTAATCACGACCTCATAAAAGCAACCACAGACAGACTGGTTACCTGTCCCAGTCAGTGTTCATGTAATCCTCACAACAACTCCTAGAACAACTCCATGGTACAGGTGAAGCAACTGAGGCATCCCTATGTCATATGACCGGTCATCTGCAGGGCCAAGGATTCTAAGGCAGGTAGGTTCCAGAGTTCACGTTTTAACCACACCCACAGCCTCTGCAAATGAGGCCATATCTGCTAAAAAGCTGGTTTGAATGCACCGAGTGTTTGGCAAATGTCTGCTAGGTAGCAGCTGTGGTTGTTATCCAAggtctgtcctttcttcactcTGCACAGCCTTTTAGTCGGGTTTGAAAGTAAAAGAGGTTGATAGAAGAGAAGACAGtccggggaggcagagatagaatgTGAAAAGGGACAGAGAAGCAACAAGGTGAATACCTAGGAAACAAGTGTTGCTGGCTTGGCCTTGAGAGAACAGGGTGCCTATTCGCCACAGAAAGTGGAAGCCCCAGTCTTGCCAATTGCATTGCAAATACACACTGACTGGGCATGCCTCAGATACCTGAGAAAGTCGCCTTTGATCCCACCCTAGCCCGGAGGCGCAGCTCAGGCGTGGGCCCGGCTTCCCTAGTTCATCTCGAGAGTCCGCCCCACGCCGGGCGGGGCCTGGCCGGACCACTCTACCGGTGGCCCGCCAGCCCTGGGACACCAGCCACGAGGTGGCCCGTGCGCGGGGCTGGGTCTCGATGGCTACTTGGAGGCGGGATGGCCGGCTAACCGGCAGCCAGCGGCTCCTGTGTGCAGGGCTGGCGGGGGCGTTGAGCCTCAGCCTCACCGCGCCCCTGGAGCTCGCCACCGTGCTGGCCCAGGTCGGCATGGTGCGAGGCCACTCCCAGGGGCTGTGGGCCACTGGACGCCGAGTGTGGCTAGCTGAGGGGCCGAAGGCCCTGTGGAAGGGGAACGGCGTGGCATGCCTGCGCCTCTTCCCCTGCAGCATGGTGCAGCTGGCCGCCTACCGAAAGTAAGAGTCCAGAGGGAGAGGTCGGGAGGTCGGACTGGGGTGGCGGAGCCACCACCCTGATGTACCAGCACTGGGAATCCTAAGAAGTCCCGGCCTCCCTTCTTTCCGGATAACGCGGCgcggggagtggggggtggaagAGGGGGCGAGGTTTCTTGGGGCCACAAGGCCGTATGTGTGGCCCTTAAAGCGAGGTACCAGTTTTACATATGCTTTTGAGATTCATGCCCTGCGAGTTGTAGTTTTGTGAAATCTTTAGTCTTTCTGGGAGGAATAAGGGGAGGAGGCAGAATTGGCAAATGATATTTGgggtaaagaaatgaaaaggcttCTCAAGGAGATAAGGTCTGACCATTCCCAGTGTCGTAACTTGGAAATGTTTGCTTTCGCTGGCTTAGGAGAGAATGCTCTGAAGGTGTGTCTGTGAGACCAGTGTACAGGAAGAGGGACCAGTCTTTTGCCTCAGAAAGATTCCTGCCCATCCCCAGCTCCAGACACAGCCTAACTTGGCTTTAGGATCCAATGGGACCTGCAGTTTCCTTTTCCTCAGCAGGGACCTGTCTCCTCAGCCTAAGGTTTTCCCACTCCCAGCCACCCACTGATCTCATCCTGTGGATTTTTCTCACCTTCTCCCACATCAAGCACTGCTACTTGGGGAAAGATGTAGAGATGCAAATGACGGGTGCATGTGAGTGACCTTAATAAGAGCTCAAGAATATTTGCATGGGAGCTGGGAAGGAAGCCTAAGAGAAGAAAGCCAGCGATGGCATCACTAGAGGAGGGGCTATTTCTCTATTGGGGACGATAGTCCCTGCGTTCCTCATTAGATAGGCATAGTGCCAGCTCTAAAGGCTGGCCTTGGCTCTGAATTAGACAAACAGCCTACAGGCCCGAGCTGGTCAGgctaccttttgttttgttttgtttcgttttgtttccAGTGCTGGAGATGAAACTCCAGGCCTTGGAGCAGAGCAGGCGAGTGAGGTGTTTTGCCACTGTATTCCCAGCCCTAAGAACTAGTCAGTCTTAACCACATAGTTCAGTCTTGGAAGAGGGTCAAAAGGTTTTACCTTGATGCTGTTACTTGGAAGGCCAGAGCTGGGAGGCTTGCCTGGCATTTGGCACTCTGAGTGGACTCATCCTTACCTTTGAGTGCTCCAGGCCATCTTCTGTGGCTTCTGCCTGGCTTCTTCTGTTACCCCAGCAACATCTGGCATGCACTCTTGAGTTTTAATGATTCAATTTCTCCCAatttccctctcttctccacaAAGCAGTAGGAAAATCTTTCTTTGGATAAGACAGAATGTGTACAAAGGATAACCAGGAGGACACAGATTTTCAAAGCCCAATTCTAATGGCATGGCTTTTCTATTAGCTATCTTATATACGTACATCATTCGGCGTTTCCAACTTCTGCTTCCTGCCTAGAATAGTCCATAGGACAGGAAGTACTATGTCCATTTTCACTGGTACAGAACCGAGCTCACATTGGGGTACCTATAGCCAGTGGCAGTACTACTTGGCCTTCTGATTCCAAACCCCATACTGCAGTACATCATGCCACCTTTCTTTCTGCACTCAATTGACATTAGTAAGGATGCAGAAGTAAGTACCATGCACGTGATGCTGGAGACAGAGCAAGAACGAAAGCAGTATGGTCCCCCCTACCTCAGTTTATAAAGTAGTttaatcttgaaaaacaaaaaacaaaaaaaaaagtagtttaaaaaaagaagactggTATATCTCAgtccccaaacataaaatttaatttaattaatataattgcCAGTGGAGCAAGTACTATAGAAATGTACACTtcggagggctggagagatggctcagcagttaagagcactggctgctctgtcaggggacacaggttcaattcccagcacccacatggcagctcacacctgtctataactccagttccagggcttctgacaccttcacacagatatacatgcaggcaaaacaccaatgcacataaaaataaaaaataataaatgttaaagaTACTATAGAAATGTACACTTCAGGTGAGGGATGAGAAGACAGGAAGGCTTCACAGAGGAGAACAAACTATCTAGTTTGGCCTTGGGCGAATGAGTAGGAGTCTCATGGGCAAAGATGAGATGCTGCAGGTAATGTCAACACAGGCAAAGAGGAAAGGCATGCGGCACAACCGGCTGGAAAGGCAGGTTGGAATGCGATCTTGGAAATCAGACTTGGTGTGAGGGTGACTGTGGGAAATGTTTGCGCAGGGTGGGGGCAGTGCTGTGATTAGAAATTCAAGGGGAATGATTGTCTCCTGGTGGCAGGGTAGGATGAAAGAGGAGAAAGGCTGTGGGCGGTGGTGCAGCTAGGAGCCTGTCACACCATGCAGCAGCTCAGAGTGATCTGAAATGGGTTGGtgacagaaaagaagagagagaagagcagagagttACATAGACTAGACTTGCTAATATTTTTTCTGACAGATTGTTTTCTTTCTGCAAACTGAAAGGAAGCATTCCGGTGAATGACAAGGTATAGTTAGAAAGGTTGATCAGACGTGAGGCCATTCTTCCTACATAAAGATGGTAGTCATGGCTTATCATTATACCCACTCATTTGCACTCTCTCctgaccatgaatttgaaaacagGTGGCAGGGAATAGCGGTACACTGTCTGATCGTGGGTTGGAACAAACCATCCAGCACACTCAGTGAATAGAGTGGTTGAAAAAGTATCCACACAGTGGGAACTTGAAAACATCCTCTGGCTCCTTAGTCCAGGGTTCTGTCCACTATGACACAGCTAAAATCTCTGCTTCATTAGATCGACAATGAAAGGAGATTACTGGTTAGAAAGTTCAGTGCTGTTTCTGTCACAAGCAAATGGTAGCTGACGCAATGGGTGGCTTTCAAACGCATCCAAAAGAAGGTCCTCCTCCAGCTTCATTGCACAACTGCCtgtatgtttgcatatatatTGGTTTGGGTCCCTGCGTTGTGAATTCTTCAGAGCCACCCCCATTTCCTCATTTCATAACCAATCATGAGCTTAGGTTAGCATTGTAAGTACTGATCACACACATCCAGGGTGTGTGTAGACTTCACTAGCTGAAAGGAAGGAGTTCCTGCAGATCACCAGTGCATTCGGTCTTGggttcacttaaaaaaaaaaaaagcagccgggcggtggtggtgcacgcctttaatcccagcactcgggaggcagagccaggcggatctctgtgagttcgaggccagcctgggctaccaagtgagttccaggaaaggcgcaaagctacacagagaaaccctgtctcgaaaaaccaaaaaaaaaaaaaaaaaaagcttctatgCTTGTATGTACATGAGGAAGATCAAAACTAGAACACTGCCTCCCCAGCCAGTCAGACAGAGCGTTAACCACAATGATGTCATTGGTAGCCTAACAAGGTTATCTACActgactctgcttttcaaaaacgtgtatgagtgtttgcctacatgtacataGGTGCACCAGATtagggtaccagatcccctggaactggagttacggacggttgtgaactgccattgTGGGACCAAACCCCAGCCGTCTGCAGGAGCAGccgggctcttaaccactgagccatctctctagccccttgacTTTGCTCTTCTAAGGGAAGATTAGAGGTTAGGAGTCTTAGAAGAAAGAACTTCCTTCcgttcttctttttcattttctgcatTTGATAGTTAAGACTATTTCATACAACAAACCAACATAATGAGATagggttcctcttcccagttcaAGTACTTTAGTAAGCCAAGGGCCTCCTTCCCTCTAAATGCCTCTACCAGTCGTTTCCTTGTGTGGACTGCTGAGCTCTCCTAGGTGATCTGTGCTGAGAACTAGTGCAGTAGCTGGTGCATTATGGTCAATAAATGGGCAATAAACTAGCCCGTGTCCTAGAATGGCTGCATGGGATAGAGACTACGAAAGGGACAATAAGAAAGAATGGTGCTGCCTTTTGCTCAAAGTAGGGTTTTTTTCCAGCTCACTGTAGACAATCAGACCATCATTTCGATTTCGtgtgtctcctgtccctccaAGTTGACTGGCCAGGGGAAAGAAACAGTGTGCCGGCATTAACACAGAGGCCAGTGGCCCGCTGGTGAATGCCAGCTTTAATTGTCTGTATATCATTTCCCTTCAGTGCTGGGAGCAGAGCCAGAGTTCCAATTGAGATGCACCAATAAGCCCTTGAAGGAGATGTTACGAATGAACTTCAGATGGTTTCATCTGAATACCACTCATTATTCATCAGGCCAGCTGTCATCTGAACAACAGGAAACCTACCCTTCCACTGGAAGTTTGAGAGCCAAAGAACTGGGAatgctttcattttgaaaaagataaaattattgtTTTAGCCCAACTCTGTTCACTTAGTTTTATTCCAAGCTCTCGGTATGCGCCTTGTACCATTCTATGGCAGAAAGTACTATTTTTCCTAGTTTCCCAGCCTCATCGCTAAGGAATTAACTTGCTTTTTTTGTAGCCTGGAAGGGTGTGCTGTGTAGACGTACCCTTATAAGTATTTCTTCTGGGGTAGGCACTCATGATTGGGGATGCCCTGCTTCCTTCCCAAAAAGGCTTATCATAGGGTTGTTTGTGGTTGGCGCAggccagtaggatttgctgaaggggCAGGTGATTTGCATTTAGAAAAGTCTATGCAAAGTAATTTTAACTAAATTGTAAACCTACTGAGAAATACAAAGAATAGTTTGTCAAACACTCATACGCCTACCTTCCATGCTTTACATACTATTTTTAGACAGTCTCTCTCTTTGTATTCTAAAttggcctttttttttatttgttctgtagCTCAGATTGGTCTCAAATTCAAGATTCTCCTGTCTtaatttcccaagtgctggattgcaGGCCCATACCATCAAGCCCAAAATATCTTTGTTGATGTTGAGAGGGGTGTGGAGAGGGGTTGgttagcttttgtttttgttttttgtaatgctgggcatcaaatccagggctttgagcatgctaaATAATCATGCTACCACTGAACTCCATCCTCGGtccctttgtttcatttttgagttTGAGTCTTAGCCAAGCAGTCTCGAATTACTGAGCTCAAGTGCTTCTTCTGCCACAAGCTCCCGAGAAGCCATGACTACAGGCCTGTGTGATGTGGCAAGACCTGCCACCCATGTATCTCCCTTAAATATAATAAAGCCTGGATGAAGATACAGTCCTCTTCATTTTTGTTCTTGATTCTAGTCCCTTCTCACTGTCCCAGGGGTTGACTTTTCTACTTCCTCCTAGATACCTGTTTACCTCAAACAATACCTGTGGGTTTTATTGTTTATAGTTGTCAGATACCACAGATCACTGTGCAGCTTGTTTTGTTCATTCATCAGTATGCTTTTATGGCTTCTTTCGTGTGTTTCTATGATTTGTCTAAGCTCATTCATTTTAACCAGATGGGATCCATTGAACGACAATGCCATCATTTTTTCCATTCTCCtacattttcacttttttttttttttttggttttttcaagacagggtttctctgtgtagttttgcgcctttcctggaactcacttggtagtccaggccggcctcgaactcacagagatccacctggctctgcctcctgagtgctgggattaaaggcgtgcgccaccaccgccgccgccgccgccgccgccgccgccgccgccgccgccaccaccaccaccacccagccattttCACTTTTAATTGTTGGAGCTTTTCATTcttaaaagaaatgtttgtaGTGTGTCTTCACATGTAGATCTGTAAGAGTTCCTCTAGGCTATGAACTGGGAAATGGAATTACAGGGTAGAAAATATGTTTCTCCAAATTTACTAGATACTGCAAAGTGACCCTGCCAATTTTACATTCCTTCCAGCAAAGGGTGAGGTGTCAGTTTCCACACATTCTCTCCATCATTTGACATGATGCCAGTCTGCTGGATGAGAAGTGGATATCTTGTCACTGTTTTTACGTCATTTTTCTGATAACTAGTAAAACCGCAGCTTCACTTATAATTATCATTATAAAGGAAACTAATTCTTTATACTAAGTTTAGCAGAGCTTATTTGAGCAAAACCAAACCAGACCCAATTCTCCAATCAGACATCTCCCAGAACCAAGGAGTTTCCAAGAAGTCCAACCAGCACATGACTGTCAGACAGCATTTCTGGGGGTGGGAGCAAGGCATTGAAACAACTAAATTGGTGGCAGCCTTGTCATCCAGTCAGTCACCTCGTTGTCGGTTAGCTAGTGATCCTTATAGCCTAATCAGCTAGCTGGATGTAGGGCCTTCTGCAGGAAGCCAAAGCCCCATGGCTATGATTAAAGTTGATATTGGCTTGGACTGCTGGGCTCAGAACTCAATTTCTGGGATGCTAGTCTTGGCATGTACCTCAGTAACAGAAGTGTATGCCTAATGTGTAGAAGACGGTTGGATTTCATTCCCAGTGCTAGAGGAGAGTGAAAATTTCTGGATTTTGCAGTTATTTCGGGAATTTCTACTCCCTTTAAATTTCAAGAGTATGGAAAGTATGCATTCCAGTGTAGCAATTGCCACCAGCAAGTCAGATGGTTACGCAGACAAAAGGAGAAAATGCTGACGATGAAGTGGGAAGAATTTGGGGAAGATATCAATCAGAAGCTGGACAGCTCTTCCTTATAACTAGCTAGCATTATATGAGGATAGTGGAATTCAAATTTACTACTCAGTAATCCCAGTATAATTCTATGGTGTTTTTCACATTGTAAAGCACTTCCAAATGCGCAGAAACATTTGAAGTGGTGTAAAGCATGCCAGCATAGTCCAAAGCTCATATCTTGAGCTTTCTCTGTTTCCCCCTGCAGGTTCGTTGTGCTGTTCATGGATGACCTGGGCCGTATTTCCCAGTGGAGCGCCATTGTGGCTGGAAGTCTTGCAGGCATGGTTTCTATGATTGTCACATACCCTACAGACCTCATCAAAACCCGGCTGATTGTGCAGAACATGCTGGAACCATCTTATAGGGGTCTTATCCATGCTTTTTCTACTATTTATCAACAAGAAGGGTTCCTGGCCCTTTATCGAGGGGTGTCCCTCACTGTTTTAGGTAAGGTGGAATTTGATCTCTTCTTGACACATGTGAAGGTATTATATACCCTCAGAAACATTTAAATCAATTTCAGAGGCCTCAAGATTGTAGGTCAAACAATGCAAGTGACTCAGAAAAGCCTGGCTTCAGATCCACCCTAAAAACTGCCCAGCGGACAAGAGTCTTCAGTGTGTATCTCCACCAGTAGGCACAACAGGACTGCAGTGATAGGTATAGCCTTGGACAGAGCTACACATACACAGAGCCTCTGTTTGCCAAATTCAGAAGAATTCAGTCCATCTATGCAGTACTAGATGAGATTAGTCACCCTGTCCTCTGGAGACTTGGTCTCTAGGGTGCCACTGTCTCCTGGGTATCTTCACATCTTTCTTATCCGACATATCTGGCCCAATGACACTGCCAGCTTGCTTGTGTTTGGTCCCCAGGCTCCTCCCTCAGCTTTATTTTTACCTTcattggctttgttttttgttggtgtttatgtttatttgtttgtttgttagacaaagggtctcactctgtagccctggctggcctggaacttactatgtagaccaggatagacTCAAACCTGcagtgatcctcctacctctgcctcctgagtactaagaTTACAAGCACATATCACCATATCCAGCCTTCTACACTGGTTTTCTTACTCTGCATTCCCCCTCTAGATGACTCTATCCTAAGCTAGTAGCTTCAACAAGCATGAGTATATTTTGACTCCTAATATCTTTAATAATAATGCTAACATTTTTAGGGGTACTTACTGGGTACTAAGTACTTTTCTAGAAGCTTTGACTACAATTTCTCattcaaaattttttatttttattcttaggttttaacttaatatttttattaagtctTTGAGAATTGCACATAATGTATTTGATCATAATCCTACTCCTCCCATAACTCCTCCAAGATCTACCCCCTCAACTTCATGCTTCATGTCTTCTTTGTTAATAACCTACCCAGTCCATTCTgtgctgcatatatatatatatatatatatatatatatatatatatatatatatatatgtatatctccaCAGGATCATGATCAACCTACCAGGGCCACACTCTTGaagactctccctccccccacaaaagtttgtttttattatttattaatcatatgtatatatctatatctgtatgcAGACTTATGTGCTCAGAAATGTGGGTCCCCAtcaagtccagaagaggacattggatggATGTTCTCacatgggtactgagaaccaaactcatcTGCAAGAACACAGCAtaataactgctgagccatctctccagctctctttatttttaattgatatatacttgtacatatttatgggctatcatttgatattttgatacatgtatatattcaatGATGATCAAATCAGAGCACTTCGCATATCCATCACCTCAAACATTTATCGTTCCTCTATTGTGAGTTCCCCCATTCTCCTATCAAGAATCTGAAATGTGCAATACATTGTTATTAACTATAGCCACCATGTTGAGCAATAGAACCCCGCAGCTTAGTCTTCATATCTAACATTTcactgtttgtttcatttttgagacaaagtctcattaagtaacctagactggcctggaacttgctatgtagtccaggctgcttgatcctcctgcctcagcttcctgagtgctagaattacagatgtgtgccaccttaCCAGGGATGTCTAACTTTTGGCCTGTTGAACAACCTCTTCATTCTACAgatgagtgtagctggagaatttttctccagctcccaccgccaagtcccgccagtcccggagcccacttataaaataaacacacagactcttacattatttaaactgcttggccattagctcaggctatcattgtctagctctcactcttatattcagcccatttctattaatctttactttgccatgtggctcatggcttaccggtactttacatcttccttgtcttggcgttggctccagccggtctccctttccttcctccttcctcaattctcctctctccttgtcctgcctatacttcctgcctggtcactgaccaatcagtgctttatttatatagagcgggatatccacagcagatgaGGAAGTAGGTGCATATCGGAAGCTGCATGACtgacccaaggtcacacaggcaGTGGGATACCCTGACACTATGATTCTGGACCCCTCTCCCTTGGCTACTGACTTAACGCCAGTTCCTAATGGAACCATGCCTCTATTGGACGTGTTGGCTTCTATGTTCCCTAGTTGCAAAATCTGACATGCTCATTCGTCTCCAACTTACTCTTCTTTACGCATCCCCTAGTAAGTAAGACTGCCCTCCTTTCTCCCAGCGGCCCAAGCTTGCAGAAACTCAGGAACCACTTTGGTTCCTCTTCTGACTGTTTCCCCTTCAGTCACTAAGCTTTGTCACTTTGACCTCTTTGAATGCACAGCCTGTTGCCTCGTCAAGCCAGCTCTTCTGCCTTAGCTCAAGCCCCTGTCGTCTTTCCTACTGACTCCACAGAGTCAGAATCTTCTGTTCCTATCTGTGGGCCTATGCCCGGTGTGCCCTGCATACTGCTGCCAGATGGGGGTGGTCTTTCCAAATGTTCTGCCCTCATTCCACTGCAATCCTTAAAAGCTAAGGGGGAAAGCTAAAATTCCTATGGCATGCTAGA encodes:
- the Slc25a43 gene encoding solute carrier family 25 member 43 — its product is MATWRRDGRLTGSQRLLCAGLAGALSLSLTAPLELATVLAQVGMVRGHSQGLWATGRRVWLAEGPKALWKGNGVACLRLFPCSMVQLAAYRKFVVLFMDDLGRISQWSAIVAGSLAGMVSMIVTYPTDLIKTRLIVQNMLEPSYRGLIHAFSTIYQQEGFLALYRGVSLTVLGAVPFSAGSLLVYMNLEKIWNGPRDRFSHLQNFANVCVAAAVSQTLSFPFDTVKRKMQAQSPYLPHCGGVDVHFSGAVDCFRQIVKTQGVPGLWSGLTANLLKVVPYFGVMFSMFEFCKRIFLYQNGYILSPVTYKLTPGVDQSLKPQELRELKKFFKPRKLESKKPTL